In Streptomyces asoensis, a single genomic region encodes these proteins:
- the pflA gene encoding pyruvate formate-lyase-activating protein, translating to MNTAHTTDPGQVTGRIHSWDLSTGVDGPGTRFVLFVSGCPLRCLYCANPDTWHMRDGRRVTVDEMMTVIEKHRPFLTTAGGGVTVTGGEALLQPAFTGALLRRCKEAGLHTAIDTSGFLGARATDELLADTDLVLLDIKSFDIATYRRLTGGDLAPTLAFATRLDRLGVPMWIRYVLVPGWTDDLVAVDGLAEFVSGLEAVDRVDVLPFHKLGAAKYEALGIPFPLKDAPAPDPTLTERVRERFGAHGTAVY from the coding sequence GTGAACACGGCGCACACCACGGACCCGGGACAGGTCACCGGCCGGATCCACTCCTGGGACCTGTCCACCGGCGTCGACGGCCCCGGGACCCGGTTCGTCCTCTTCGTCAGCGGCTGCCCGCTGCGCTGCCTGTACTGCGCCAATCCCGACACCTGGCACATGCGCGACGGCCGGAGGGTGACGGTCGACGAGATGATGACCGTGATCGAGAAGCACCGGCCGTTCCTCACCACCGCCGGCGGCGGCGTGACAGTCACCGGCGGCGAGGCACTGCTCCAGCCGGCCTTCACCGGAGCCCTGCTGCGCCGCTGCAAGGAGGCCGGACTGCACACCGCCATCGACACCTCCGGCTTCCTGGGCGCCCGAGCCACGGACGAACTCCTCGCCGACACCGACCTGGTCCTGCTGGACATCAAATCCTTCGACATCGCCACCTACCGCAGACTCACCGGCGGTGACCTCGCCCCCACTCTCGCGTTCGCGACGCGACTCGACCGGCTCGGCGTCCCCATGTGGATCCGGTATGTCCTGGTGCCCGGCTGGACCGACGACTTGGTAGCGGTCGACGGCCTGGCCGAGTTCGTCTCCGGCCTGGAGGCGGTCGACCGCGTCGATGTCCTGCCGTTCCACAAACTCGGCGCTGCCAAGTACGAGGCGCTGGGCATCCCCTTCCCGCTGAAGGACGCTCCGGCCCCGGATCCCACTCTCACGGAGCGGGTCCGCGAACGGTTCGGCGCACACGGAACGGCGGTCTACTGA
- a CDS encoding FAD-dependent oxidoreductase, producing MSAPHLPVAIIGGGLGGLTAARVLHVNGIESAIFDLEPGPEARTQGGMLDIHEDNGQKALRAAGLHDDFLKIVHEGGQAMRLLGPDGTVHVSTEDDGDGDRPEVDRGDLRDLLLNSLPDGTVHWGRKVTGARPLGEGRHEVAFADGSAVTTDLLIGADGAWSRIRPLLSDARPAYTGISFVETDLYEADTRHPRSAAIIGGGFFIALGDERGFLAHRETDGSLHVYAALKADEGWLDTVDFSADAAAKAAVLARFEGWDEGLRALVADAETITPRRIHALPVGHRWDRVPGVTLLGDAAHVMSPFAGEGANLAMYDGAELALALAAHPGDTEAALTAYEEALFPRSEASAAESAASLDSMFGTNGLERMIGFFTTGPAGP from the coding sequence ATGAGCGCTCCCCATCTCCCCGTCGCCATCATCGGCGGCGGCCTCGGTGGCCTGACCGCCGCCCGTGTCCTGCACGTCAACGGCATCGAGTCGGCGATCTTCGACCTGGAGCCCGGTCCGGAGGCCCGTACGCAGGGCGGCATGCTCGACATCCACGAGGACAACGGGCAGAAGGCCCTGCGTGCCGCCGGTCTGCACGACGACTTCCTCAAGATCGTCCACGAGGGTGGCCAGGCGATGCGCCTGCTCGGCCCCGACGGCACCGTCCACGTCTCCACCGAGGACGACGGCGACGGCGACCGCCCCGAGGTCGACCGTGGCGATCTGCGCGACCTGCTGCTGAACTCTCTGCCCGACGGAACGGTCCACTGGGGCCGAAAGGTCACCGGCGCCCGTCCGCTGGGCGAAGGACGCCACGAGGTGGCGTTCGCCGACGGCTCCGCCGTCACCACCGACCTCCTCATCGGCGCCGACGGCGCCTGGTCCCGCATCCGGCCGCTGCTCTCCGACGCCCGGCCCGCCTACACCGGCATCTCCTTCGTCGAGACCGACCTCTACGAGGCCGACACCCGCCACCCGCGCAGCGCCGCGATCATCGGCGGTGGCTTCTTCATCGCCCTGGGAGACGAGCGCGGCTTCCTCGCCCACCGCGAGACCGACGGCAGCCTGCACGTCTACGCCGCCCTCAAGGCCGACGAGGGCTGGCTCGACACGGTGGACTTCAGCGCCGACGCCGCCGCCAAGGCTGCCGTCCTCGCCCGCTTCGAGGGCTGGGACGAGGGTCTGCGCGCTCTGGTCGCCGACGCGGAGACGATCACCCCGCGCCGCATCCACGCCCTGCCCGTCGGTCACCGCTGGGACCGCGTCCCCGGTGTCACCCTGCTCGGCGACGCGGCCCACGTGATGTCCCCGTTCGCCGGGGAGGGCGCCAACCTCGCCATGTACGACGGTGCCGAACTCGCCTTGGCCCTTGCCGCCCACCCGGGCGACACCGAGGCCGCGCTCACCGCGTACGAGGAGGCCCTCTTCCCTCGCAGCGAAGCCTCCGCCGCGGAGTCCGCCGCGAGCCTGGACAGCATGTTCGGTACGAACGGCCTGGAACGGATGATCGGCTTCTTCACCACCGGCCCCGCCGGCCCGTGA
- a CDS encoding TetR/AcrR family transcriptional regulator: protein MSARREPVGRRERPVKPALSRRWIVDTAVRIMRAEGLEKVTMRRLAQELDTGPASLYVYVANTAELHAAVLDALLGEVDLSGDESGDWRDQLRAVMTSYTLVLFEHPQLARSALVARPSGENYLRLVERILDLLARSGAPRAQVAWGVDKLLQDATATAAEHSTHEHDPTSEDDWNATVRALHAVEGATHPAIAAHMPDLIGGAAQDRMRWSFDVLVNGITSTPVPHQAD from the coding sequence ATGAGTGCGAGAAGAGAGCCGGTCGGTCGGCGGGAGCGTCCGGTCAAGCCCGCCCTGTCCCGGCGCTGGATCGTGGACACGGCCGTGCGGATCATGCGTGCCGAGGGGTTGGAAAAGGTCACCATGCGCCGCCTGGCACAGGAGCTGGACACCGGCCCGGCCTCCCTGTACGTCTACGTCGCCAACACCGCCGAGCTGCACGCGGCCGTACTGGACGCGCTGCTGGGGGAGGTCGACCTGAGCGGCGATGAGAGCGGTGACTGGCGCGATCAGCTCCGCGCCGTCATGACGTCGTACACCCTGGTGCTGTTCGAGCACCCCCAGCTGGCGCGGTCCGCTCTCGTGGCCAGGCCGAGCGGCGAGAACTACCTGCGGCTGGTGGAACGGATCCTCGACCTGCTCGCGCGCAGCGGCGCCCCTCGCGCCCAGGTCGCCTGGGGGGTGGACAAGCTGCTCCAGGACGCCACCGCCACCGCCGCGGAACATTCGACGCACGAGCACGACCCCACCTCCGAGGACGACTGGAACGCCACTGTGCGCGCGCTGCACGCCGTGGAGGGGGCCACGCACCCGGCGATCGCCGCGCATATGCCGGATCTGATCGGCGGCGCAGCCCAGGACCGGATGCGCTGGAGTTTCGACGTCCTGGTCAACGGCATCACGAGCACTCCGGTGCCTCACCAGGCGGACTGA